The Christiangramia forsetii KT0803 DNA segment TAAGATCTTGTCTACAAATAAAAAAGGGGTTGAATAAGGTAATTGTGCAAGGATTGATCTACTGTCCAATGGCTTTGTAATTTACATTAAATGTTCCCCGCCATTCACAGGAATAATAGTTCCCGTGATCCAACTTGCTTCATCCTTACTCAATAGGTACACCGCATTTGCCACATCATCTGGCACGGTTAATCGTCTAAAAGGATTGTGTTTTAACGCATGTACCCGTAAGGTTTCATTCCCGGGAATCATCTGGAAAGACCGGGTAACGGTAATCCCTGCCTGAATGCAGTTTGCCCTAATACCGTGTCTGGCAAATTCCAGGGCCATACTCCTGGTTAAAGCTTCAAGGGTGACTTTTGCTGCAGAAACAGCTGCATAATTCTTCCATGCTTTCTTATTCCCATCACTTGTAAAGGAAATTACCCGTGCATCTTTAGCGAAAAGATGATTTCTGAAAATTGCCTGCGCCCAATCATAAAGACTAAGGGCCATAGCATCTATAGTTAACTGAAAATCTATATTCTCCAGTAGATTATCATCACCGGTCATTGGCTTTAGATTTCCTTTGGCTATGCTGTGAAGAAGGGTTCGGATTCTACCATTTTCACCCAGGATATCTTTAATTTTTAAAATAAGTTCTTCCCGACTTTCTTTCTTGACTGCATCGGCATTAAAACTTTCAAATTTTACGTCTGAATTTCTAATTTCGTCGAAGGCTTCTTCAATATCAGGAATCTCACTTCTTCTATCGCGATGAATAATGATAATATTCATGCCGTGTTTAGCCAGTTTCTTTGCGCTGGCATAACCGAGACCGCTACTTCCGCCAAGAATAAGCGCCCAGTACTCCTTATCTTTAAATTCTGCTACCATTCTATTAAAATTCTTTGTGCTGAAAAGCCCGGTCCAAAACTTAGCATAATTCCTTGTTCTCCTTCCTGAATTTCCTTCTTCAGAAAACGCTCAAGAACATAGAGAACTGTTGCACTGCTCATATTGCCATAAAGGCGTAATACTTCCCGGGTATCATCTATATTCTTTCCTAAGTTACCAAAAAGATCAGAAACCGTCTGTACAATTTTTCTGCCTCCGGGATGAAATATTAAATGATCAACCCTTTCTATGGAAGAACCATGCTTTTTAAGAAATGGATGTATAATATCTGGAAAGTGATTTGAAATTGTTTCAGGCACCGCAGGATCTAATATCATTTGTAATCCCTGATTGGTAAGATCAAATCCCATCATTTGGGTTGCATCATAAAAATGATACATTTCTTCTCCAATAATTGCAGGACCTTTAGCATCTTCTTCTGAAGAAAGCAAAACACAGGCAGCACCATCACCAAAAATAGCCGCACTAACCATATTTGCCATGCTGAAGTCATTCAGCTGAAAAGTTGCTGTAGGGCTTTCTACTGCTACTACTGCAGCCCGTTTTCCAGGATTAGATTTTAAAAAATTATTAGCATAGATCATTCCTGAAATTCCCGCGGCACAGCCCATTTCGGTAACCGGCAACCTTATAATATCTCTTCTTAAATTAAGATCATTGATAAGGTATGCGTCCAAAGATGGGATCATAATCCCTGTACAGCTTACGGTAATTATATAGTCTAAAGATTCAGGTTCCCAGCCAGAATTAGTTAATGCCTTATTCAATACCTCTTTCCCTAGTTTTTTAACTTCCCGAACATAAATATTGTTCTTATCTTCAAAGGAAGTTGCGGTGAAAACATCCTCGGGAGACATAATAGAATAACGTTTATCTACCCCTGCTCCTTCAAAAATCTTTAGAATTTTTCTCCTAAATCTTTCATCCTGATCTCCCAGCCACTCCTCTACCAATGGTAATACATCTTTAGTATCTCTAGAATATTCTGGTAATTCTTTTTCAGCACTAATAATTCTTACACTCATAAAGTCAATTATTCTTTTTTAATGATCCACTGATATCTAAATGCCCATTTCCAGGATATTTCATGATTCTTTGCGGCCACTTTTTTAGCAAAATTCTGAATATCCCTTTTCTTAAAACCTCGAAGTATTGAAGTCAAGCCGTCTTTCCTGGCGATCTCATTATTTACAAAAACCACACAAAACGCCTGAAACAAAATATATGCAGAACTATTTCTATGCAGATCATTTATTACCACACCCAATTTTGACTGGTTGTATAATTGCTTTAACAGGTCTACTATTTGTTTGTCCTTGAAATGATGTAAGGTTAGCGTACAAAGAATGATATCAAAATTCATGTTCTTAAAAGAATCGCTAAAAATATTCAACTCTTCAAAACTGATATTATCAAAATCCCCTGAGAGTTCCCGAGCTATTTCGACAGCATGGGCATTGGCATCGATCCCTATTAGTTCCAGATTATAATCCTTTCTTTTCCCCCATTTCGCAATTTTTCTAAGCATGGCTCCATTTCCGCAGCCTATATCAGCTATTCTAATTCTTCTCGAATTTGATTGATTTTCTAAAAGCTTCTCAATCCCATTAATAGTAATTTTATTTCCACCTAGCCAGGCATTGATATTCTCCAGATCTTTTAAAGTTCTTCGCAATTCATTACCCTGTAGATCAAAATCATCCATGATCTCGCTCTTATCGGTACGCCTGGAAGTATCTATTTTAAACATGAATTGGTTGTCCGTGAGTTCTTTTAATGATATGAGGTAATAATTGAGGTACTCTATTCAGAAACCCTTGAGAGATATTAGTTAAGGTTTTATTCAGAAATACTTTCTGCAGTACTCTGCCGGCTTTTAATCTCGAACTAAATTTCTGATTCCATTCCTGAACATAGTTATTTTCAACATCATTTCTGGTAATGTTTTTAAGATTATAGAACCTAAGAATTCCTTCTGAAGCAATTTTGGCACTATGTATAGCCATAGCCATTCCATTTCCACATAACGGGTGAATTAAACCTGCCGAATCACCTATCATCAGAATATGGTTTTCAATCATAGATTTTTTATCAAAGCACACCTGCGCTATAGATAGTTCCTTATCGAATACCATTTCAGCATTATTGAAAAATTTTCTTAGATGAGGGTTTTTCATCAACACCTTTTCTTTATAATCTTCGGTGTTTTTATAATTTTTGAAACTGGCATAGCTTGCCAGATAACAAACATTTATGGTATTTAATTCCGTTTTTGAAAGTCCGCAATATCCTCCACTGAAATTATGAAGGGAAACAAGATTTTCCGAATAAAATTCTGAATTCGTTTTATAATGTGCTTTAACAGCCAGCCAACCCGATTGTTCTTGAATGAATTTTCTGCTTAATTTCTTATCAAGATTTGATCTTTTACCATAAGCTCCCAGAACGAATTCTGAAGTAATTATCTCTCCCTGAGAAGTAGTCACTATAAACTGCTCATTAGTATATTCAATTTCTACAGCCAGTGAGTTTATTATAGTACATCCTGAATTTTCAGCTTTTTTATATAAGAGATGATCCAGCGAATAACGGCTTATTCCGATCCCTCCCATATTGAGGTCACAACTAATTAATTTTCCCGAAACTGAAGAATATTCAACACGGTTTATAATCGGAGCTTTTAATGCTTCTATATTTAGGTTTAGTGAATTTAAATAGGGTATCACCTCTCTTGATAAATATTCGCCACATACCTTATGATGAGGATACTGCTCCTTTTCTATAAGAATAACATCAATCTCTTTCTGGCATAAATGTATCGCTGCTGTTAAACCAGCCAGGCCTCCACCAATTATTATAACCTGAGTGTTCTTCACTTTTTGAAGTTACTTAAAAGAATAAAAAAATCCCGGAATACTTCCCGGGATTTTTAAAACTTATATGATAAATATATTAGTTATTATCATTTTTTATTTCAGCCTCTTTTTTAGCCTGTTCCTTAAGTTCTTCATTCGCAACAATTGCAAGCTCTACTCTACGATTCTTAGAACGACCATCGGCAGTGGTATTATCATATTTCGGCTGAGATTCCCCATACCATTTTGTAGTAAATCTACCTCTGTCAATTCCGTTATCTACAAGATATCCGGTTACAGCCTGAGCTCTATTCTTTGACAGCGTTAAGTTGTAGCTATCACTACCTGTATCATCGGTATGTCCTTCTACAAGAACATTAGATTGAGGATATTCTTTGAAAATATCAGCAAGTTTATTAAGTGTAGTTTGAGACTTAGCATTAATATTATATTTTTCAGTATCAAAGTAAACTCCACTAGATTCATCAAAAGTCACATTAATACCCTCTCCTACACGTTCTACTTCAGCTCCAGGAATTTCTTCCTCTATCTGCTTAGCCTGCTTATCCATTTTATTACCAATGATCGCTCCGGCAGCTCCACCAACAACTCCACCAATAATAGATCCAAGTGCAGTATTACCATCACCAGTGTTATTACCTATTACACCACCAATAACGGCACCACCTGTGGCACCAATTACAGCACCTTTCTGTTTGTTATTCGCATTTCTAGTTGCTTCACACCCGAATAAAAGGCTTGATACTACTAATACTGCAAACATTTTATTAAAAACTGTCTTCATAGCTATTTGCTTTATTTATTATTTTGAAAAATTCATTCGTATGGTAAAAGGAGAACCATCTAAACTTACTGTCTGCTCCCAAACCATATTGGTATCAGTTACACTTTTAAGATTCAGTCTGAATCCCTGATCACCGGTAGTAGATTTATATTTATCGTTCGTCGGTTTAAGAAGAAAATCATAGACTCCTGCAGGAGTATTTTCTTCGTCTATAGACCAAATATAATAATTGGTATCACCATCACAACCCACACCGCTAATAGTATAAGTACCACGGTTGTTGTTGGAAACAAAATCCCAGGTACTATTCTCAAAACAAGAAGCCGAAGCCTCATTAAATAGAGTTACATTAAAATCTCCGGGATTATTTGGATAGGTAATATTGGTTAAAGTCCAGTTTCCATCAAAGGTCTTGCGGGCTTCTTTAGCCACTTTACTGGTTCCACCGCATGAGGCAATTAATGCCGCCATGGTAAATAAAATTAGATACTTTTTCATTTTAGATTTGATTTAAACTAAAAATCCAATGTGTACTTTAAATACAAGAACACATTGGATGATGTAAACTGATTTTTATATTATTTTCTGAAAAGTCTGCTTAAAACAGAAATCACTAACAATACAAGGAAAATGTAAAATATTATCTTTGCAATGTCTGCAGCTCCTTCTGCAACACCACCGAATCCAAAGATTGCGGCAATGATCGCGATGATCAGAAAAATAACGATTAAACGTACCATAATTTATAGATTTAATTGATTAGTCTAGTCTAAATTACAGTAGTGATAGTCCCTCAACAAAAGATTATTAATAATTTAACAGTGGATTTGTTAAGGATTCTTAATTAGTTTGCGCTTACTGGGGAAGCTTATTAATATTCTATTAAATTTTTTAATTTTTCTTTGAATCTTTCCTGAGGCAAGTATTGTTTTTCAAGATTTTTAGCAAAAGGAATTGGGGTATCCATGCTACCAACCCTTATAACCGGTGCATCCAGGCTTTCGAAACAACTTTCAGAAATTTGTGCAGCTACTTCCGAAGCAAAACTTCCAAATTGTGAATCTTCCGTAAGAATAATGCACTTACCGGTTTTAGTGACCGATTTACAAATACTTTCCATATCTAATGGCTGAAGACTTCTAAGATCAATAAGATCGGCCTTAATATAGCTCATTTCTTCAAGCACGTCTATCGCCCAATGTACCCCGGCGCCATAACTAATGATACTTATTTCCTCACCTTCCCTTAATAAGGAAGCTTTTCCAAAAGGTAATGTATAATAATCTACTGGCACTTCCTGTCTTATACTTCTATAAAGCCCTTTATGTTCAAAAAACAATACCGGATTAGGATCATTAAAAGCTGTATTCAATAAACCCTTGGCATCATAAGGGAATGCCGGGTAAATAACTTTTAAACCGGGCACCTTTGTAAACCAGGCTTCATTGGTCTGGCTATGGAAAGGTCCAGCTCCCACTCCACCACCACAAGGCATTCTAAGAACAACATCGGCGTTTTGATCCCATCTGTATTTCACCTTAGCCAGGTAATTCACAATAGGGTTAAAACCGGAACTCACAAAATCACTGAATTGCATTTCTACCATAGCTTTCATACCATTGATTGAAAGTCCCATAGCTGCTCCAACAATTGCAGACTCACAAATAGGTGTATTGCGAATACGATCTTTGCCAAATTCTTCCACGAAACCTTCTGTGATTTTAAACACACCTCCATAATCTGCAATATCCTGTCCCATTAAAACAAGATTCTCATGCTTCTTCACAGATTCTTTTAATGCTTGTGAAATAGCATCAATAAATCGAATATATTCAGTATTTTCTTTAGGTTTAATTTCCTGATATTCAAAATTTTCATAAACATCATCTAATTCTTTTGTTGCATCTGAAACTATTATATCTTCAGAAAATGCTAACTGTAGATTCTTGTCAATTTCAGCTAATATTTCTGTTCTAAATTTCTCTTTTAGATCGTTTGTTAGAATATTTTTTGCAATTAAATATTCTTCAAAATT contains these protein-coding regions:
- a CDS encoding enoyl-ACP reductase FabI; amino-acid sequence: MVAEFKDKEYWALILGGSSGLGYASAKKLAKHGMNIIIIHRDRRSEIPDIEEAFDEIRNSDVKFESFNADAVKKESREELILKIKDILGENGRIRTLLHSIAKGNLKPMTGDDNLLENIDFQLTIDAMALSLYDWAQAIFRNHLFAKDARVISFTSDGNKKAWKNYAAVSAAKVTLEALTRSMALEFARHGIRANCIQAGITVTRSFQMIPGNETLRVHALKHNPFRRLTVPDDVANAVYLLSKDEASWITGTIIPVNGGEHLM
- a CDS encoding type III polyketide synthase, with the protein product MSVRIISAEKELPEYSRDTKDVLPLVEEWLGDQDERFRRKILKIFEGAGVDKRYSIMSPEDVFTATSFEDKNNIYVREVKKLGKEVLNKALTNSGWEPESLDYIITVSCTGIMIPSLDAYLINDLNLRRDIIRLPVTEMGCAAGISGMIYANNFLKSNPGKRAAVVAVESPTATFQLNDFSMANMVSAAIFGDGAACVLLSSEEDAKGPAIIGEEMYHFYDATQMMGFDLTNQGLQMILDPAVPETISNHFPDIIHPFLKKHGSSIERVDHLIFHPGGRKIVQTVSDLFGNLGKNIDDTREVLRLYGNMSSATVLYVLERFLKKEIQEGEQGIMLSFGPGFSAQRILIEW
- a CDS encoding methyltransferase domain-containing protein, coding for MFKIDTSRRTDKSEIMDDFDLQGNELRRTLKDLENINAWLGGNKITINGIEKLLENQSNSRRIRIADIGCGNGAMLRKIAKWGKRKDYNLELIGIDANAHAVEIARELSGDFDNISFEELNIFSDSFKNMNFDIILCTLTLHHFKDKQIVDLLKQLYNQSKLGVVINDLHRNSSAYILFQAFCVVFVNNEIARKDGLTSILRGFKKRDIQNFAKKVAAKNHEISWKWAFRYQWIIKKE
- a CDS encoding NAD(P)/FAD-dependent oxidoreductase, with the protein product MKNTQVIIIGGGLAGLTAAIHLCQKEIDVILIEKEQYPHHKVCGEYLSREVIPYLNSLNLNIEALKAPIINRVEYSSVSGKLISCDLNMGGIGISRYSLDHLLYKKAENSGCTIINSLAVEIEYTNEQFIVTTSQGEIITSEFVLGAYGKRSNLDKKLSRKFIQEQSGWLAVKAHYKTNSEFYSENLVSLHNFSGGYCGLSKTELNTINVCYLASYASFKNYKNTEDYKEKVLMKNPHLRKFFNNAEMVFDKELSIAQVCFDKKSMIENHILMIGDSAGLIHPLCGNGMAMAIHSAKIASEGILRFYNLKNITRNDVENNYVQEWNQKFSSRLKAGRVLQKVFLNKTLTNISQGFLNRVPQLLPHIIKRTHGQPIHV
- a CDS encoding OmpA family protein, whose translation is MKTVFNKMFAVLVVSSLLFGCEATRNANNKQKGAVIGATGGAVIGGVIGNNTGDGNTALGSIIGGVVGGAAGAIIGNKMDKQAKQIEEEIPGAEVERVGEGINVTFDESSGVYFDTEKYNINAKSQTTLNKLADIFKEYPQSNVLVEGHTDDTGSDSYNLTLSKNRAQAVTGYLVDNGIDRGRFTTKWYGESQPKYDNTTADGRSKNRRVELAIVANEELKEQAKKEAEIKNDNN
- a CDS encoding lipocalin family protein, whose protein sequence is MKKYLILFTMAALIASCGGTSKVAKEARKTFDGNWTLTNITYPNNPGDFNVTLFNEASASCFENSTWDFVSNNNRGTYTISGVGCDGDTNYYIWSIDEENTPAGVYDFLLKPTNDKYKSTTGDQGFRLNLKSVTDTNMVWEQTVSLDGSPFTIRMNFSK
- a CDS encoding DUF1328 family protein translates to MVRLIVIFLIIAIIAAIFGFGGVAEGAADIAKIIFYIFLVLLVISVLSRLFRK
- a CDS encoding alpha-ketoacid dehydrogenase subunit alpha/beta; this translates as MEYKETQLSNDAMLDLYRSMLKPRMIEEKMLILLRQGKISKWFSGIGQEAISVGVTKSLETEEYILPMHRNLGVFTSREIPLNRLFAQWQGKASGFTKGRDRSFHFGTQEYNIVGMISHLGPQLGVADGIALAHKLKNEKKLTAVFSGEGGTSEGDFHEALNIASVWDLPVLFCIENNGYGLSTPTVEQYRCKDLADRGAGYGMESHIIDGNNILEVYTKISEIAESIRKEPRPVLVEFKTFRMRGHEEASGTKYVPQELMDEWQQKDPVLNFEEYLIAKNILTNDLKEKFRTEILAEIDKNLQLAFSEDIIVSDATKELDDVYENFEYQEIKPKENTEYIRFIDAISQALKESVKKHENLVLMGQDIADYGGVFKITEGFVEEFGKDRIRNTPICESAIVGAAMGLSINGMKAMVEMQFSDFVSSGFNPIVNYLAKVKYRWDQNADVVLRMPCGGGVGAGPFHSQTNEAWFTKVPGLKVIYPAFPYDAKGLLNTAFNDPNPVLFFEHKGLYRSIRQEVPVDYYTLPFGKASLLREGEEISIISYGAGVHWAIDVLEEMSYIKADLIDLRSLQPLDMESICKSVTKTGKCIILTEDSQFGSFASEVAAQISESCFESLDAPVIRVGSMDTPIPFAKNLEKQYLPQERFKEKLKNLIEY